The Sorangiineae bacterium MSr11954 DNA segment CCAAGGTCCCGGCGGCGCGGCAGGTGAAGCTTTTGCCGTCGGGGCAGATCAAAGGGTTGATGCAGAACGATTAGGTGTTCGAATCGATGAGCTCGACCCCGGGGGGACGTGGCACGCACGCAACGAGCACCGTATGGTGTAAGCATGAACGCCCGAACGAAGACCCTCTTGGCGGAGGCGATGACGCTCTCGGAGCGAGAGCGTGCCGAGATGGCTTCGGAGCTTCTCGCGAGCCTCGATGGAGAGCCGGACGCGGATGCAGATGCCGCGTGGCTGGCCGAAGTCGAACGGCGTGAAGTCGAAGCCCTCTCGGGCGTCCCTGCCGCGAGCGATGCGTTCGAATTTCTCGAAGGGCTCAAGGCGCGACTTCGCGCGAGCCGATGAAACCGTGGCGCACCCGCGCGGAAGCGGAGCGCGAGATCGAAGACGCTGCCGCCTGGTACGAACGGAAAGAGCGCGGTGTTGGAGAGCAGTTCGCGGATGACATCGCGGCCGCTTTGAGGCGACCGAGCATGCAACCGTGGCTCGGCGTGGGTCGCATGTGCGTCGTTACTTGATGCGCCGGTTCCCGTACGCCCTCATCCTTTTGGAGCTCGAAGACGAGTACCAGGTGCTGGCCGTCGCCCCATTTGAAACGGCGCCCCGGTTACTGGCGCGGAAGGCTCAAGAAGCGGAACGAGTGAGCTCGTATCGAGGGGCGATGCAGAACGATTCGCGACGACGGCGATCAGCCTCGGAGCGCGTTGCGGTAGTCGCGCATGGCCTGGCTCGTGGTGGGGCGATCGAGAAACGTTGCGAGCAGGTTCAGATCGATGTTCGGAAGGACGCCGCTCTGCTCGATCGCCTCGTACTGCTCGCCCCGTAGCTCGTAGAGGTGAAAGCGGCGGCGGCGCCAGAACCACACTTCGCGGACATCGAGCTTTCGGTAGATCTCGAGCTTGTTGATCCCTCCGGAGGTCCAGACCACCTCGATCGCGAGATCGGGGCGTTTGGCGCCCTCTGGGACCACACCGTCCGGACCTCGGCCGAAGATGTACGATTCATCGGGCTCTACCCCGCGATCGACCTCCTTGTCCTCGAGGGTCCACGAGCCAACGGTGGAGAACTCGATGCCCCGCTCGAGGCAAAAAACTTCGACGAGGCGGCCGATGACCGACTTGATGCTCTCGTGATGGCGCGACGGACTCATGATCTCGAGCGTCCCTTCGCAGTAGGCGATCCTCGGCGCCGAGTGATCGCCGCGGATCTCCTGAAGCCGCTGGTA contains these protein-coding regions:
- a CDS encoding addiction module protein, which translates into the protein MNARTKTLLAEAMTLSERERAEMASELLASLDGEPDADADAAWLAEVERREVEALSGVPAASDAFEFLEGLKARLRASR
- a CDS encoding Uma2 family endonuclease — translated: MVAVASPENHDDPLREERDEVRREDHFTVLRGATWADYQRLQEIRGDHSAPRIAYCEGTLEIMSPSRHHESIKSVIGRLVEVFCLERGIEFSTVGSWTLEDKEVDRGVEPDESYIFGRGPDGVVPEGAKRPDLAIEVVWTSGGINKLEIYRKLDVREVWFWRRRRFHLYELRGEQYEAIEQSGVLPNIDLNLLATFLDRPTTSQAMRDYRNALRG